A stretch of Lathyrus oleraceus cultivar Zhongwan6 chromosome 6, CAAS_Psat_ZW6_1.0, whole genome shotgun sequence DNA encodes these proteins:
- the LOC127098678 gene encoding granule-bound starch synthase 1, chloroplastic/amyloplastic codes for MATITGSSMPTRTACFNYQGRSAESKLNLPQITFNNNQAFTHIGLRSLNKLHVRTARATSGSSDTSEKSLGKIVCGMSLVFVGAEVGPWSKTGGLGDVLGGLPPVLAGNGHRVMTVSPRYDQYKDAWDTNVLVEVKVGDKIETVRFFHCYKRGVDRVFVDHPLFLERVWGKTGSKLYGPKTGIDYRDNQLRFSLLCQAALEAPRVLNLNSSKYFSGPYGEDVIFVANDWHSALIPCYLKSMYKSRGLYKNAKVAFCIHNIAYQGRNAFSDFSLLNLPDEFRSSFDFIDGYNKPVKGRKINWMKAGILESDQVFTVSPHYAKELISGEDRGVELDNIIRSTGIIGIVNGMDNREWSPQTDRYIDVHYNETTVTEAKPLLKETLQAEIGLPVDSSIPLIGFIGRLEEQKGSDILVEAIAKFADENVQIVVLGTGKKIMEKQIEVLEEKYPGKAIGITKFNSPLAHKIIAGADFIVIPSRFEPCGLVQLHAMPYGTVPIVSSTGGLVDTVKEGYTGFHAGPFDVECEDVDPDDVDKLAATVKRALKTYGTQAMKQIILNCMAQNFSWKKPAKLWEKALLNLEVTGNVAGIDGDEIAPLAKENVATP; via the exons ATGGCAACAATAACGGGATCTTCAATGCCGACGAGAACCGCGTGCTTCAATTACCAAGGAAGATCAGCAGAGTCTAAACTGAATTTGCCTCAGATCACATTCAATAACAACCAAGCGTTTACGCATATTGGTTTGAGATCTCTCAACAAGCTGCACGTGCGTACCGCACGTGCTACTTCCGGTTCTTCAGATACCAGTGAAAAGTCATTGGGGAAAATAGTGTGTGGAATGAGCTTGGTGTTTGTTGGAGCTGAAGTTGGACCTTGGAGTAAAACTGGTGGACTCGGTGATGTTCTTGGTGGTCTTCCACCTGTTTTAGCA ggAAATGGACATCGAGTTATGACTGTGTCACCGCGTTATGATCAATACAAGGATGCATGGGATACGAATGTGCTGGTTGAG GTTAAAGTTGGAGATAAAATTGAAACTGTGCGTTTCTTTCACTGTTACAAGAGAGGAGTTGATCGTGTTTTTGTGGATCATCCACTTTTCCTTGAAAGG GTGTGGGGAAAGACTGGGTCAAAACTTTATGGTCCTAAAACTGGAATTGATTATAGAGATAATCAACTTAGATTCAGCTTGTTGTGTCAG GCTGCACTTGAGGCACCAAGGGTTTTGAACTTAAACAGCAGCAAATATTTCTCAGGACCATATG GCGAAGATGTAATCTTTGTTGCCAATGATTGGCACTCTGCTCTTATTCCATGCTACTTGAAATCGATGTACAAGTCTAGAGGGCTTTACAAAAACGCAAAG GTGGCCTTTTGTATTCATAACATAGCTTACCAGGGTAGAAACGCCTTTTCAGACTTCTCTCTTCTCAATTTACCTGATGAATTCCGAAGCTCTTTCGACTTTATTGATGG GTATAATAAGCCTGTGAAGGGAAGAAAAATCAATTGGATGAAGGCTGGAATATTAGAATCCGACCAAGTGTTCACTGTAAGTCCACATTATGCCAAGGAACTTATTTCCGGAGAAGACAGAGGTGTGGAATTGGACAATATCATTCGTTCAACGGGCATCATTGGTATCGTTAATGGCATGGATAATCGAGAGTGGAGTCCACAAACTGATAGATACATAGATGTACATTACAATGAAACAACT GTCACCGAAGCAAAACCTCTGTTGAAAGAAACTCTTCAAGCCGAGATTGGGTTGCCAGTTGACAGCAGTATCCCTTTGATAGGGTTCATTGGCAGGCTAGAAGAGCAGAAAGGTTCAGATATTCTCGTTGAAGCTATTGCCAAGTTCGCTGACGAAAATGTTCAGATAGTAGTTCTT GGAACTGGCAAAAAGATCATGGAAAAGCAAATCGAGGTACTGGAGGAAAAATATCCCGGCAAAGCAATTGGGATAACAAAATTCAACAGCCCCTTGGCTCACAAAATTATTGCTGGAGCTGACTTTATAGTGATCCCAAGTAGATTTGAGCCCTGTGGTCTAGTTCAGTTGCATGCCATGCCATATGGAACG GTGCCTATAGTTTCCTCAACTGGTGGACTTGTTGACACTGTGAAAGAAGGCTATACAGGATTCCACGCTGGGCCGTTCGATGTAGAG TGTGAAGATGTTGATCCAGATGATGTAGATAAGTTAGCAGCAACTGTAAAGAGAGCCCTTAAAACCTATGGTACTCAAGCCATGAAACAGATAATCCTGAACTGCATGGCCCAAAACTTCTCGTGGAAG AAACCAGCCAAACTGTGGGAGAAGGCGCTGTTGAACCTAGAAGTCACAGGCAACGTAGCTGGAATAGATGGGGACGAGATTGCTCCTCTTGCAAAGGAAAATGTGGCTACTCCTTGA